The following proteins are co-located in the Dehalococcoides mccartyi 195 genome:
- a CDS encoding class I adenylate-forming enzyme family protein — protein sequence MNLADRLSEIVAARPEAVALKSENKQVTYNELDSISDCYAWALTRRGVVAGERVALLMPNCFEFVFFYFGIVKIGAVAVPLDPKYKWPELKALLDDCQPVALVCQTEGLNVLHPHRSELGYIQHYISLEDTVYPGVAVLKDFLANISELPFEIDVPETQVAHIAYTSAAQLRPQGVMISHENLVKTAAISACGFEQTAEDRVILFALPLHHVIGLVVVMLGTLFCGGSVILLSGVSIDCLLKTIERESITVFLGVPFIHAMLVRHLRENSSEYNLTSLRLCGSAGAPLPPELVLAYRILLDRDLVDFYGLTESTSHVTCQPLDRSGKPGSVGKTLNGFELEVVDGAGHLLLPFQAGEVIIRGPVMQGIYRQPERTSQMLRNGWLYTGDIGYKDNEGFVYIKSFIKPMLITKGQNIYFSDLEDLLLSCPGVKEVLAVGIPDPDGMRGEVVRVAVVLRDGFEQTPAGIKKYCLDNLAQYKTPREIFILKELPCDLLGLPCRETLRQMQK from the coding sequence TTGAATCTTGCTGACAGGCTTTCAGAAATAGTGGCAGCCCGGCCTGAGGCTGTCGCTTTGAAATCTGAAAATAAACAGGTTACTTATAATGAATTGGACAGTATTTCCGACTGTTATGCCTGGGCGCTTACCCGCCGGGGAGTGGTTGCGGGCGAACGGGTGGCGCTTCTGATGCCAAACTGTTTTGAATTTGTGTTTTTTTATTTCGGTATAGTCAAAATAGGGGCTGTGGCCGTACCGCTTGACCCCAAATACAAATGGCCTGAACTGAAAGCTTTGCTGGATGACTGCCAGCCTGTAGCCTTGGTTTGCCAAACCGAGGGGCTAAATGTATTGCACCCGCACCGCTCTGAACTGGGTTATATCCAGCATTATATCAGTCTGGAAGATACCGTTTATCCGGGTGTAGCTGTACTTAAAGACTTTTTGGCTAACATATCGGAGTTGCCTTTTGAAATTGATGTGCCTGAAACTCAGGTAGCCCATATCGCTTATACATCGGCTGCCCAGTTACGCCCGCAAGGCGTCATGATAAGCCATGAAAATCTGGTAAAGACAGCCGCTATTTCCGCCTGCGGGTTTGAACAAACGGCCGAAGACAGGGTAATACTCTTTGCCCTGCCGCTTCATCACGTCATCGGGCTGGTGGTGGTAATGCTGGGTACTCTTTTTTGCGGCGGGAGTGTGATACTTCTTTCCGGTGTTTCTATAGACTGCCTGCTAAAAACTATTGAAAGGGAAAGCATTACCGTATTTCTGGGCGTTCCTTTTATTCATGCCATGCTGGTTCGCCATTTGCGTGAAAATTCTTCTGAATACAATCTGACTTCACTCAGGTTATGCGGCAGTGCCGGTGCGCCCCTGCCCCCGGAACTGGTGCTGGCCTACAGGATTTTGCTGGATAGGGACTTGGTGGATTTTTACGGCCTGACTGAATCTACTTCCCATGTAACCTGCCAGCCGTTAGACCGAAGCGGTAAACCCGGTTCAGTGGGTAAAACACTTAACGGGTTTGAACTGGAGGTGGTGGATGGGGCAGGGCATTTATTACTGCCGTTTCAGGCGGGGGAGGTCATTATCCGCGGGCCGGTTATGCAGGGGATATACCGTCAGCCTGAAAGAACCAGCCAGATGTTGCGTAACGGCTGGCTTTATACCGGGGATATCGGCTATAAGGATAACGAGGGATTTGTTTACATAAAGAGTTTTATTAAGCCCATGCTTATTACCAAAGGTCAGAATATATATTTTTCTGACCTTGAAGATTTGCTTCTTTCATGCCCGGGGGTGAAAGAAGTACTGGCAGTGGGGATACCTGATCCTGATGGTATGCGGGGTGAAGTGGTTCGGGTGGCGGTGGTACTTCGGGACGGGTTTGAGCAAACCCCTGCCGGTATTAAGAAATACTGTCTGGATAATCTGGCGCAGTATAAAACCCCCCGGGAAATCTTTATTTTAAAAGAACTGCCCTGTGATTTGCTGGGTTTGCCCTGCCGGGAAACTCTAAGGCAGATGCAAAAATGA
- a CDS encoding TrpB-like pyridoxal phosphate-dependent enzyme, which produces MAQTKFLLQEKDMPQVWYNIQPDLPVPLPPVLHPGTGQPVTPADMEAIFPMSLIMQEFSPERHIPIPEELLEIYKIWRPTPLYRAHRLEKALQTPAKIFYKLEDVSPAGSHKPNTALAQAYYNKKAGIKRISTETGAGQWGSSLAMACKFFDIECKVYMVKVSYNMKPYRRVMMETWGASVVPSPSPDTKIGREILERDPECPGSLGIAISEAVEDAVTHPGTKYALGSVLNHVLLHQTIIGQEAKKQMAMADCYPDIVIGCVGGGSNFGGIALPFVEDKLNGTHKDTRIMAVEPASCPSLTKGLDAYDFGDEAGMTPMMKMFTLGHQFMPPPVHAGGLRYHGMSPLLSHLSRLNLIEATAVNQIETFEAGIQFAQTEGFISAPETNHAIRATIDEALKCRETGEAKTILFCHSGHGHVDMASYDLYLRGKLSNYEYPAELVKEAQKGLPKVSA; this is translated from the coding sequence ATGGCTCAAACCAAGTTTCTACTGCAAGAAAAGGATATGCCCCAGGTCTGGTACAATATCCAGCCTGATTTACCCGTACCGCTGCCCCCGGTTCTGCACCCGGGTACCGGCCAGCCGGTAACTCCGGCTGATATGGAAGCCATATTCCCCATGAGCCTTATCATGCAGGAGTTCAGCCCCGAAAGGCATATACCCATCCCCGAAGAACTGCTGGAAATATATAAAATCTGGCGGCCTACCCCCCTTTACCGCGCCCACAGGCTGGAAAAGGCCTTGCAGACCCCGGCCAAAATCTTTTACAAACTGGAAGATGTCAGCCCGGCCGGTTCTCACAAACCCAATACTGCTCTGGCTCAGGCCTATTACAATAAAAAAGCCGGCATAAAGAGGATTTCCACCGAAACCGGCGCCGGACAGTGGGGCTCTTCGCTGGCCATGGCCTGCAAATTTTTTGATATAGAGTGCAAGGTCTATATGGTAAAGGTAAGCTACAATATGAAGCCTTACCGCCGGGTCATGATGGAAACCTGGGGTGCGTCAGTTGTACCCAGCCCCAGCCCGGATACCAAGATAGGCCGTGAAATACTGGAACGTGACCCCGAATGCCCCGGCAGCCTGGGTATTGCTATAAGCGAAGCGGTGGAAGACGCCGTAACCCATCCCGGCACCAAGTATGCTTTGGGCAGCGTACTTAACCATGTTCTGCTGCATCAGACTATTATCGGTCAGGAAGCCAAAAAACAGATGGCTATGGCAGACTGCTACCCGGATATAGTTATTGGCTGCGTAGGCGGCGGCTCTAACTTCGGCGGTATTGCCCTGCCCTTTGTAGAAGACAAGCTCAATGGCACTCACAAGGATACCCGCATTATGGCTGTTGAACCTGCCAGCTGCCCTTCACTGACCAAGGGGCTGGATGCCTATGACTTCGGTGACGAAGCCGGCATGACCCCCATGATGAAAATGTTTACTCTGGGACATCAGTTTATGCCGCCTCCGGTACATGCCGGCGGTCTGCGCTATCACGGTATGTCTCCTTTGCTGTCTCACCTCAGCCGCCTGAACCTGATTGAGGCCACAGCGGTCAACCAGATAGAGACCTTTGAGGCAGGCATACAGTTTGCCCAGACCGAAGGTTTCATAAGCGCACCCGAAACCAACCATGCCATAAGGGCGACTATTGATGAAGCCCTGAAATGCCGCGAAACCGGCGAAGCCAAGACTATACTCTTCTGCCACAGCGGCCATGGCCACGTAGACATGGCTTCCTATGACCTGTACCTGCGGGGCAAGCTGAGCAATTATGAATACCCTGCCGAACTGGTTAAAGAAGCCCAGAAAGGTTTGCCCAAAGTAAGCGCTTAG
- a CDS encoding S1C family serine protease: MKKFSKNFFGLFISISLVVSMLLAQGCDLLQEFSNSPEDDTQNQSNNQNLSDGSDELGSVPSPVNFVNAVKAVKPSVVAINVELVTRDIFGRTVVEQAAGSGWIIDSNGIIVTNNHVVEDATSITVTLDDGRTFNAVAVRTYPANDLAVIKIDATNLPAVKLGDASKLAVGEPVAAIGNALGMGISMTGGWISRLNTTVQFSDTESLTGLIETDAAINPGNSGGPLVNYQGEVIGITSAKIQEVGVEGIGYAISLYIALPIINNLISQLPA, encoded by the coding sequence ATGAAAAAATTTTCCAAGAATTTCTTCGGTCTGTTTATTTCAATCAGCTTGGTGGTATCCATGCTGTTGGCTCAGGGCTGTGACCTGCTTCAGGAGTTCAGCAATTCTCCTGAAGATGACACCCAAAACCAGAGTAATAACCAAAATCTGTCTGACGGCAGTGATGAGCTGGGCAGTGTGCCCAGCCCGGTTAATTTCGTAAATGCCGTAAAAGCGGTAAAACCTTCAGTAGTGGCTATAAATGTAGAGCTGGTCACCCGTGATATTTTCGGGCGGACAGTAGTAGAACAGGCTGCCGGCTCCGGCTGGATTATAGATTCAAACGGGATTATCGTAACTAATAACCACGTGGTGGAGGACGCCACCAGCATAACAGTAACCCTGGATGACGGGCGCACTTTCAATGCGGTAGCGGTACGCACTTATCCGGCCAACGACCTGGCGGTGATAAAGATAGATGCCACCAATCTGCCCGCAGTCAAGCTAGGTGATGCATCTAAACTGGCGGTAGGAGAACCGGTGGCCGCTATAGGTAATGCGCTGGGTATGGGTATTTCCATGACCGGCGGCTGGATAAGCCGGTTAAATACCACTGTTCAGTTCAGCGATACCGAAAGCCTGACCGGGCTGATAGAAACCGATGCCGCCATAAATCCGGGTAACTCCGGCGGACCGCTGGTAAACTATCAGGGTGAAGTTATCGGCATAACCAGCGCCAAAATACAGGAGGTAGGGGTGGAGGGCATCGGCTATGCTATCAGCCTGTATATAGCTTTGCCCATTATCAATAACCTTATCTCCCAGCTGCCGGCTTGA
- a CDS encoding S1C family serine protease, which yields MKKKQKLLSLFLGIVLVVSVLSGGCDYLSQPINSDNTDSTSTPIDADWTFPTPQQNLPELANYAMVVAMVKPAVVAVDVEYITQDIFGRQTVAVASGSGFIIDPSGYIITNNHVVEGGSTVTVTLSDGRTFTASQVVTDSRTDLAVIKVDTLGEDLPFVYIGDSSALEVGEPVAAIGNALGLGITMKGGWISRLDAQITVDQSVTLYGLIGTDVAINEGNSGGPLVNMAGEVIGITSAKIAEVGVEGVGYAININSARTFIEELVKKGYITRPFMGVAGILTVDSSIQSYFRLGIDRGVLIRGVSEGGPAEKAGLMANDVILAINGQPVLTDEELILAIHGKKIGDKIEVSYFRDGVTATVTLTLAETPPPES from the coding sequence ATGAAAAAGAAACAAAAATTATTAAGTCTGTTTCTGGGCATAGTACTTGTTGTTAGTGTTCTCAGCGGAGGCTGTGATTACTTATCCCAGCCTATAAACTCTGACAATACCGACAGCACTTCTACCCCTATTGATGCAGACTGGACATTCCCCACTCCCCAGCAGAATCTGCCGGAACTGGCCAACTATGCCATGGTGGTTGCCATGGTAAAACCAGCCGTGGTAGCGGTAGATGTGGAATACATAACCCAGGATATATTCGGCCGCCAAACGGTTGCCGTAGCCTCAGGTTCGGGTTTCATAATAGACCCCAGCGGCTATATTATTACCAACAACCACGTAGTTGAAGGCGGAAGCACTGTCACCGTCACCCTTTCAGACGGCCGTACCTTTACCGCCAGCCAGGTGGTAACAGATTCACGCACAGACCTGGCGGTAATCAAGGTGGATACACTGGGTGAAGACCTGCCGTTTGTATATATAGGTGATTCGTCAGCTTTGGAAGTAGGCGAACCGGTGGCGGCTATCGGCAATGCATTGGGGCTGGGGATAACCATGAAAGGCGGCTGGATAAGCCGTCTGGATGCCCAGATAACCGTTGACCAGAGTGTAACCCTGTACGGTTTGATAGGTACAGATGTAGCCATAAACGAAGGCAATTCCGGCGGCCCGCTGGTAAATATGGCCGGTGAGGTTATCGGCATTACCTCTGCCAAAATAGCGGAAGTGGGGGTGGAAGGGGTAGGCTACGCTATAAATATAAACTCCGCCCGCACCTTCATTGAAGAGCTGGTCAAAAAAGGCTATATTACCCGGCCTTTTATGGGAGTGGCCGGCATACTGACCGTAGACAGTTCAATCCAGTCATACTTCAGGCTGGGCATAGACAGAGGGGTGCTTATCCGGGGCGTGTCTGAAGGCGGACCCGCCGAAAAAGCAGGTCTAATGGCAAATGATGTTATTCTGGCCATAAACGGCCAGCCAGTGCTGACTGATGAAGAACTGATACTAGCTATCCACGGCAAAAAGATAGGCGATAAAATAGAGGTCAGCTATTTCCGGGACGGAGTAACCGCTACTGTCACTCTGACACTGGCAGAGACCCCGCCGCCGGAAAGCTAG
- the ileS gene encoding isoleucine--tRNA ligase has product MFKAVNPRQNFPQMEEDILKLWQDKGVFKKSIENRRDGKRFTLYEGPPTANGRPGIHHVLSRVFKDVIPRYKVMKGYYAPRIGGWDTHGLPVELEVEKELGFTSKNDIEKYGIAEFNARCRSSVFKYVSEWNKLTERIAYWVDLDNAYITMDNNYIESGWWALKQMWDKGLVYQGHRVTPHCPRCGTSLSSHEVAQGYKDNTEDPSVFVKFEIAKESLAKAGLAKKWAYPADKPLYLLAWTTTPWTLPANTALAVSAADQYAILDMTDYYMILAKPRLSALKLAENPVAGECLGSDLSGLFYKPLFDPREFGIPVRNMQDNSETGVSEELLYPVITTSYVSMDDGTGIVHTAPAYGELDYESGVKYGLKFVHHVDLQGRITGSYPFAGKFVKEADKDISRNLKERGLMFRNERMHHTYPFCWRCDSPLIYYAKQSWYIRTTAVRDELIKGNQQINWYPEHIKDGRFGDWLENNIDWAFSRERYWGTPVPIWRCEKCGRTECVGGIDELKAKPNFKGMQEKLDIHRPYVDEWTYDCDKCGGNMKRVTEVMDCWYDSGAMPVAQYHYPFEPESRSIAKDGRFPADYICEAVDQTRGWFYSLHAISTLIFNRPCYQNVICLGHILDERGEKMSKSRNNVIQPATVLDKYGADAVRWYFYTAAPPGNARRFSEKLVGEVTRQFLLMLWNVYSFFVTYANIDSFTPSEKYLEGEVPELDRWILSELNQLVLDVDKGLDNYDPTQAGRRIEDFVGYLSNWYVRRSRRRFWKSENDADKLSAYQALYTCLVTLSRLLAPFTPFVAEELYQNLVLSADPSALESVHLTDFPVADTALIDEQLDNEIRLVMKVSSMGRSARSKAALKVRQPLAEVRVVLASAGERTGLMRLAEQVLEELNVKALAVEEPGTVIPEKNYAASTEGAYTVAVYTGLSPELLAEGTAREIVHRLQTMRKSAGFEIADYINTHYQADEYLDSVIRMHSEYIKKETLSNQLIKGNAPEGAYAESLDIDGHSLSLWVAR; this is encoded by the coding sequence ATGTTTAAGGCTGTGAATCCCAGACAAAACTTCCCCCAGATGGAAGAAGATATCCTGAAACTTTGGCAGGACAAGGGCGTATTCAAAAAGAGCATTGAAAACCGCCGTGACGGCAAGCGTTTTACCCTGTACGAAGGGCCGCCCACTGCCAACGGCCGTCCCGGTATTCATCATGTTCTTTCACGGGTTTTTAAGGACGTAATACCCCGCTACAAGGTTATGAAGGGTTATTATGCCCCCAGGATTGGCGGTTGGGATACCCATGGCCTGCCGGTTGAGCTTGAGGTGGAAAAAGAGCTGGGCTTTACCAGCAAAAATGATATTGAAAAGTACGGCATTGCCGAGTTCAATGCCCGTTGCCGTTCCAGCGTTTTTAAATATGTGTCCGAGTGGAACAAGCTGACTGAACGGATTGCCTACTGGGTGGATTTGGACAATGCCTATATAACTATGGATAACAACTATATAGAGAGCGGCTGGTGGGCGCTTAAGCAAATGTGGGACAAGGGATTAGTGTATCAGGGGCATAGGGTTACCCCCCATTGCCCGCGCTGCGGCACTTCGCTAAGCTCTCATGAGGTGGCGCAGGGATATAAGGATAATACCGAAGACCCTTCCGTATTTGTAAAGTTTGAAATAGCCAAAGAAAGTCTGGCCAAGGCAGGTTTGGCAAAGAAATGGGCTTACCCGGCTGACAAGCCGCTTTACCTGCTGGCCTGGACTACTACCCCCTGGACTTTACCTGCCAATACCGCGCTGGCAGTATCCGCTGCGGACCAGTATGCCATACTGGATATGACGGACTATTATATGATACTGGCCAAACCCCGTCTGTCAGCCCTCAAACTGGCGGAAAACCCCGTAGCGGGGGAATGCCTGGGCAGTGACCTTAGCGGGCTTTTTTATAAGCCGCTGTTTGACCCGCGGGAATTCGGTATTCCTGTAAGAAATATGCAGGATAACTCTGAGACAGGTGTTTCTGAAGAACTGCTTTATCCGGTAATCACCACCAGCTATGTATCTATGGATGACGGTACGGGTATAGTCCATACCGCCCCGGCTTACGGCGAACTGGACTATGAATCCGGGGTGAAGTACGGGCTGAAATTTGTCCACCACGTGGATTTGCAGGGCAGGATAACCGGCAGTTACCCGTTTGCCGGCAAATTTGTTAAAGAAGCTGACAAGGATATCTCCCGCAACCTGAAAGAGCGGGGGCTGATGTTCCGTAATGAACGTATGCACCATACCTATCCGTTCTGCTGGCGGTGTGATTCCCCGCTTATTTATTACGCCAAGCAAAGCTGGTATATACGGACTACCGCGGTCAGAGACGAACTGATAAAGGGCAACCAGCAGATAAACTGGTATCCCGAACATATAAAAGACGGCCGCTTTGGAGACTGGCTGGAAAATAATATTGACTGGGCTTTTTCCCGCGAGCGTTACTGGGGAACGCCTGTACCCATCTGGCGGTGTGAAAAGTGCGGCCGGACGGAGTGTGTCGGCGGCATTGACGAACTCAAAGCCAAGCCGAATTTTAAAGGCATGCAGGAAAAACTGGATATCCACCGCCCATATGTAGACGAGTGGACTTATGACTGTGATAAATGCGGCGGGAATATGAAACGGGTTACCGAGGTTATGGACTGCTGGTATGACTCCGGGGCTATGCCGGTTGCCCAGTACCATTACCCCTTTGAGCCCGAAAGCAGGTCTATTGCCAAAGACGGGCGTTTCCCTGCTGACTATATCTGTGAGGCTGTAGACCAAACACGCGGCTGGTTTTACAGTTTGCATGCTATTTCTACCCTGATATTCAACCGCCCCTGTTATCAGAATGTAATCTGTCTGGGGCATATACTGGATGAGCGCGGCGAAAAAATGAGCAAGTCCAGAAATAATGTTATTCAGCCGGCTACGGTGCTGGATAAATACGGGGCAGACGCTGTCCGCTGGTATTTCTATACTGCGGCCCCTCCCGGAAATGCCAGACGCTTTTCCGAAAAACTGGTGGGTGAGGTAACCCGCCAGTTCCTGCTGATGCTCTGGAACGTATATTCATTTTTCGTTACCTACGCCAATATAGACAGCTTTACCCCTTCGGAAAAGTATCTGGAAGGCGAAGTGCCCGAACTGGACAGGTGGATTTTATCCGAGCTTAACCAGCTGGTGCTGGATGTAGATAAGGGGTTGGATAATTATGACCCCACTCAGGCCGGACGGCGGATTGAAGATTTTGTGGGATACCTTTCCAACTGGTATGTCCGCCGCAGCCGCCGCCGTTTTTGGAAGAGCGAAAATGATGCTGACAAACTTTCAGCCTATCAGGCTTTGTATACCTGTCTGGTTACTCTTTCCAGACTGCTGGCTCCCTTTACCCCGTTTGTAGCCGAAGAACTCTACCAGAACCTGGTGCTTTCGGCAGACCCGTCTGCTTTGGAAAGTGTCCACCTGACGGATTTTCCGGTGGCGGACACAGCGCTTATAGACGAACAGCTGGATAACGAAATACGGCTGGTGATGAAGGTTTCCAGTATGGGGCGTTCTGCCCGAAGCAAAGCGGCTCTCAAAGTCCGCCAGCCTCTGGCTGAGGTGCGGGTGGTACTGGCTTCCGCCGGTGAAAGAACAGGACTTATGCGTCTGGCCGAGCAGGTGCTGGAAGAGCTGAATGTAAAGGCTTTGGCAGTGGAAGAGCCGGGCACAGTTATACCGGAGAAAAACTATGCCGCAAGTACCGAAGGGGCTTATACAGTAGCCGTCTATACCGGACTTTCACCCGAACTGCTGGCTGAAGGCACTGCCCGCGAGATTGTCCACCGTTTGCAGACTATGCGGAAATCTGCCGGATTTGAGATTGCAGATTATATAAATACTCATTATCAGGCTGATGAATATCTGGATAGTGTTATCCGGATGCATAGCGAGTATATAAAGAAAGAAACACTCTCCAACCAGCTTATAAAGGGAAACGCCCCCGAAGGGGCGTATGCTGAAAGTCTGGATATTGACGGCCACTCCCTAAGCCTGTGGGTGGCACGCTAA
- the jag gene encoding RNA-binding cell elongation regulator Jag/EloR, which yields MKKVETSAKTVEEAIKLGLNQLNVSRDEVEVEVLSEGRHGLLGLRGEDARVCLHLLENEYDDDIAPGNQMDAGDLAQSILETLLDKMDIEAYVDILPEKMVTDEESQPSTVLNIVGEDLGILIGRKGQTLISLQQIIRLMLSHQLGRFEPVVVDVNGYRQRRLSSLQSLAWRTAEQVKLRHMPFSLEPMPAYERRIIHLALAGDDEVTTQSVGFGESRKVVVVLKE from the coding sequence ATGAAAAAGGTCGAGACGAGCGCCAAGACGGTGGAGGAAGCAATAAAGCTGGGTCTAAATCAGCTAAACGTAAGCCGAGACGAGGTTGAGGTAGAGGTTCTGTCTGAAGGCCGGCATGGTTTGCTGGGCTTGCGGGGCGAAGATGCCAGGGTATGCCTGCATCTTCTTGAAAATGAATATGATGACGATATTGCGCCGGGCAACCAGATGGATGCCGGTGACCTGGCTCAGAGTATCCTTGAAACTCTGCTGGACAAGATGGATATTGAGGCCTATGTAGATATCCTGCCGGAAAAAATGGTTACCGATGAAGAATCCCAGCCGAGTACTGTTTTGAACATTGTGGGCGAAGACCTGGGTATACTTATCGGGCGCAAGGGGCAAACCCTGATAAGCTTACAGCAGATAATCAGGCTGATGCTGTCTCACCAGCTGGGCAGGTTTGAACCGGTGGTGGTTGACGTAAACGGTTACCGGCAGCGGCGGCTTAGCTCCCTTCAGTCTCTGGCCTGGAGGACTGCTGAACAGGTTAAGCTTAGGCATATGCCTTTTTCACTGGAACCCATGCCAGCTTATGAGAGGCGGATTATCCACCTGGCGCTGGCTGGTGATGACGAAGTAACTACCCAGAGCGTTGGCTTTGGTGAATCAAGAAAAGTTGTGGTAGTCTTAAAAGAATAG
- a CDS encoding YidC/Oxa1 family membrane protein insertase has product MDIGAIWDLVILSPMINGMVWLSHNLWGSFGLTVIVLTVVIRLALWPLNRKQLTATKKMQEITVHMEALKKKHGNDRQKLAEEQMKLYKESGVSPTGCLVPMLIQFPIWIALYQAIVRVLAVTPEDFMNLADHLYSWPVVYQTLPLSNHFLWMDLSLPDFALAVLVGVSMYVQQKMSTPKAINQQQAAQGQMMSFMMPFMFFFFSLSFPSGLAFYWFVSAIVGIIMQYFITGWGQLEPMAEKVISYFRGGRQVRTGNTYKTEKRTATPSGQLIDSSAKGKQMEGSIDEKGRDERQDGGGSNKAGSKSAKRKPRRG; this is encoded by the coding sequence TTGGATATTGGTGCTATTTGGGATTTAGTAATACTTTCGCCGATGATAAACGGCATGGTCTGGCTTTCCCACAATCTATGGGGGAGCTTCGGGCTGACAGTTATTGTTCTGACTGTGGTTATAAGGCTGGCACTCTGGCCGCTTAACCGCAAACAGCTTACTGCCACCAAGAAGATGCAGGAAATTACCGTCCACATGGAGGCTTTGAAGAAAAAGCACGGTAATGACCGCCAGAAACTGGCTGAAGAGCAAATGAAGCTCTACAAAGAGTCCGGGGTTTCACCTACCGGCTGTCTGGTTCCCATGCTTATCCAGTTTCCCATCTGGATAGCCTTGTACCAGGCAATAGTGCGGGTACTGGCTGTTACGCCGGAAGATTTCATGAATCTGGCTGATCATCTTTATTCATGGCCGGTAGTTTACCAAACCCTGCCGCTCAGCAATCATTTCCTCTGGATGGACCTTTCCCTTCCGGACTTTGCCTTAGCTGTGCTGGTAGGTGTCAGCATGTATGTCCAGCAGAAAATGTCTACTCCCAAAGCTATTAACCAGCAGCAGGCGGCTCAGGGGCAGATGATGAGTTTCATGATGCCGTTCATGTTCTTCTTCTTCTCGCTCTCTTTCCCCAGCGGTCTGGCTTTCTACTGGTTCGTTTCCGCCATAGTGGGTATCATAATGCAGTACTTCATTACCGGCTGGGGGCAGCTTGAGCCTATGGCCGAAAAGGTAATCTCTTATTTCCGGGGCGGCCGCCAGGTGCGGACAGGAAATACATATAAAACTGAAAAAAGAACTGCAACTCCGTCTGGTCAGTTGATTGATTCTTCGGCCAAAGGTAAGCAGATGGAAGGTAGTATAGATGAAAAAGGTCGAGACGAGCGCCAAGACGGTGGAGGAAGCAATAAAGCTGGGTCTAAATCAGCTAAACGTAAGCCGAGACGAGGTTGA
- a CDS encoding PQQ-binding-like beta-propeller repeat protein, giving the protein MFKTNRIPKKVILLFSLIGILVVLSGCIGSGQKPLGWSGILISDNDAIFGSMTGKLIALNKDASTPRYQISLETTTNGGGCAGAVTTVGIYGTPVVSDGVIYVSTYGGKVYAYNQADGSLKWVYPGTGSVSAIVSGIAPNGDKIFFADTNGVVYALSKADGQKVWEYQTGAKIWASPAVAGDLVIVPGFDKKVYALDINTGSPVWTFETQSPFASAPVVDNGVVYVGCFDRNLYALDLEDGSQKWVFESPNWFWATPVVADGKVFAPNLDGNTYVLDALTGSQIKVIDMTDEVASSPALLGDNVIVATKTGKIFSINVSSMEMKAVTDLALKVIAPVTVSGEVVYIHTQEDETVYAINPESRTIIWTFVVS; this is encoded by the coding sequence TTGTTCAAAACCAATCGCATACCCAAAAAAGTTATTTTGCTGTTTAGCCTTATCGGCATTCTAGTTGTTTTAAGCGGCTGTATAGGTTCCGGACAGAAACCTTTAGGCTGGTCAGGCATACTTATCTCTGATAATGATGCCATTTTTGGTTCTATGACTGGCAAACTTATAGCTCTTAACAAGGATGCCAGCACTCCCCGGTATCAAATATCACTTGAGACCACTACCAATGGCGGCGGCTGTGCCGGTGCTGTTACTACTGTAGGTATATACGGTACACCGGTAGTCTCTGACGGGGTTATTTACGTTTCAACCTACGGCGGCAAAGTTTATGCCTACAATCAGGCTGACGGCAGTCTGAAATGGGTTTACCCCGGAACCGGGTCAGTATCTGCCATTGTCAGCGGTATTGCTCCTAACGGAGATAAAATCTTTTTTGCGGATACTAACGGGGTTGTTTACGCCCTGAGCAAGGCAGACGGTCAAAAGGTTTGGGAATATCAGACCGGTGCCAAGATTTGGGCTTCACCGGCTGTTGCCGGAGATCTGGTAATAGTCCCCGGGTTTGACAAGAAAGTATATGCCCTGGATATCAACACCGGCAGCCCTGTTTGGACTTTTGAAACCCAAAGCCCCTTTGCCAGCGCCCCGGTAGTTGATAACGGCGTTGTTTATGTGGGCTGTTTTGACCGCAATCTGTACGCCCTGGATTTGGAAGATGGCAGCCAGAAATGGGTCTTTGAATCACCCAACTGGTTCTGGGCGACCCCGGTTGTGGCTGACGGCAAAGTTTTTGCCCCCAATCTGGACGGCAACACCTATGTACTTGATGCTTTGACTGGTTCTCAGATTAAAGTAATTGATATGACTGACGAGGTGGCTTCTTCCCCGGCCCTGCTGGGTGACAATGTGATTGTAGCCACTAAGACCGGCAAGATTTTTTCCATAAATGTATCTTCAATGGAAATGAAGGCTGTTACCGACCTTGCCTTGAAAGTGATTGCACCGGTTACGGTGTCAGGTGAAGTTGTATACATACATACCCAGGAAGATGAAACTGTCTATGCTATAAATCCGGAGAGCCGGACTATAATCTGGACTTTTGTAGTAAGTTAG